The Streptomyces phaeolivaceus genome has a window encoding:
- a CDS encoding NADH-quinone oxidoreductase subunit D → MSTQHATPRETTEGTVYTVTGGDWDEVAETAARSDDERIIVNMGPQHPSTHGVLRLILEIDGETVTEARCGIGYLHTGIEKNLEYRTWTQGTTFVTRMDYLTPFFNETAYCLGVEKLLGIEDQIPDRASIIRVLLMELNRLSSHLVCIATGGMELGATTIMIYGFRDRELILDIYELITGLRMNHAYIRPGGLAQDLPPGAVDQIREFVKKMQKNLPEYDKLATGNPIFKARMQDVGYLDLSGCMALGATGPILRSAGLPHDLRKAQPYCGYETYDFDVPTADTCDSYGRFLIRLEEMRQSLRIVEQCLDRLEPGPVMVADKKIAWPAQLALGPDGLGNSLDHIKKIMGTSMEALIHHFKLVTEGFRVPPGQAYTAVESPKGELGVHVVSDGGTRPFRVHFRDPSFTNLQAMAAMCEGGQVADVIVAVASIDPVMGGVDR, encoded by the coding sequence ATGAGCACACAGCACGCAACTCCGCGCGAGACCACCGAGGGCACCGTCTACACGGTCACCGGCGGCGACTGGGACGAGGTCGCCGAGACCGCCGCCCGGTCCGACGACGAGCGCATCATCGTCAACATGGGGCCCCAGCACCCGTCCACCCACGGCGTGCTCCGGCTCATCCTGGAGATCGACGGCGAGACCGTCACCGAGGCCCGCTGCGGCATCGGCTATCTCCACACCGGCATCGAGAAGAACCTCGAGTACCGCACGTGGACGCAGGGCACCACGTTCGTGACGCGCATGGACTACCTGACGCCGTTCTTCAACGAGACGGCGTACTGCCTCGGCGTGGAGAAGCTCCTCGGCATCGAGGACCAGATCCCCGACCGCGCCTCGATCATCCGTGTGCTCCTCATGGAGCTGAACCGGCTCTCCTCGCACCTGGTGTGCATCGCCACCGGCGGCATGGAGCTGGGCGCCACCACGATCATGATCTACGGCTTCCGTGACCGTGAACTCATTCTCGACATCTACGAGCTGATCACCGGCCTGCGCATGAACCACGCGTACATCCGGCCCGGCGGACTCGCCCAGGACCTGCCGCCCGGCGCGGTGGACCAGATCCGCGAGTTCGTGAAGAAGATGCAGAAGAACCTTCCCGAGTACGACAAGCTCGCCACCGGGAACCCCATCTTCAAGGCCCGTATGCAGGACGTCGGTTACCTCGACCTGTCCGGCTGCATGGCCCTCGGCGCCACCGGCCCGATCCTGCGCTCCGCCGGCCTCCCGCACGACCTGCGCAAGGCCCAGCCGTACTGCGGCTATGAGACGTACGACTTCGACGTCCCGACCGCCGACACCTGCGACTCCTACGGCCGCTTCCTGATCCGCCTCGAAGAGATGCGCCAGTCCCTGCGGATCGTCGAACAGTGCCTGGACCGGCTGGAGCCCGGCCCGGTCATGGTCGCCGACAAGAAGATCGCCTGGCCCGCCCAGCTCGCCCTGGGACCGGACGGACTCGGCAACTCCCTGGACCACATCAAGAAGATCATGGGCACCTCCATGGAGGCCCTGATCCACCACTTCAAGCTGGTGACCGAGGGCTTCCGCGTCCCGCCGGGACAGGCGTACACGGCGGTCGAGTCGCCCAAGGGCGAACTCGGGGTGCACGTCGTCTCCGACGGAGGAACCCGCCCCTTCCGGGTCCACTTCCGTGACCCGTCCTTCACCAATCTGCAGGCCATGGCGGCGATGTGCGAGGGCGGCCAGGTCGCCGACGTCATCGTCGCCGTCGCGTCCATCGACCCCGTGATGGGAGGCGTCGACCGGTGA
- a CDS encoding C40 family peptidase, which translates to MEESLVPLVPMSHTAHIRSHRKPRRNASSIAMRAGVAGGVLSTVAVAGASTSAFAAEPVTQTLEPPTLTADLATQAAQSADATQAMAADYQLQAERETAAEQAAKQAEKDLAKAKKEEARKKAAAEAERKAEAERAARDSERTTLTSTSGSTSTTTTPATGSVGEVIGFLEAQVGDAYIMGATGPDAWDCSSLVRAAFKQVGVDLPRVSQDQSTVGTEVSLSNLQVGDILYWGAKGSAYHVGVYIGNDQYLDAANPSKGVVIQDLSDYPATGAVRVL; encoded by the coding sequence ATGGAGGAGTCGCTGGTACCGCTTGTTCCCATGTCCCACACCGCTCACATACGCAGCCACCGGAAACCCCGCCGCAACGCGTCCTCGATCGCGATGCGCGCCGGAGTCGCCGGTGGTGTTCTCAGCACCGTGGCAGTGGCCGGCGCCTCGACGTCGGCCTTCGCCGCGGAGCCGGTGACGCAGACGCTCGAACCGCCCACCCTCACGGCCGACCTGGCCACGCAGGCCGCGCAGTCCGCGGACGCCACGCAGGCGATGGCGGCCGACTACCAGTTGCAGGCCGAGCGCGAGACGGCCGCCGAACAGGCGGCCAAGCAGGCCGAGAAGGACCTGGCCAAGGCCAAGAAGGAGGAGGCCCGCAAGAAGGCCGCCGCCGAGGCCGAGCGCAAGGCCGAGGCCGAGCGTGCCGCGCGCGACAGTGAGCGGACCACCCTCACGTCCACGTCCGGCTCGACGAGCACCACGACGACGCCGGCCACCGGCAGCGTCGGTGAGGTCATCGGCTTCCTCGAGGCGCAGGTCGGCGACGCGTACATCATGGGTGCCACCGGCCCCGACGCGTGGGACTGCTCCTCGCTCGTCCGGGCCGCGTTCAAGCAGGTCGGCGTGGACCTTCCCCGGGTCTCCCAGGACCAGTCGACGGTCGGCACCGAGGTCTCGCTGTCCAACCTTCAGGTCGGCGACATCCTGTACTGGGGCGCGAAGGGCTCCGCGTACCACGTGGGCGTCTACATCGGGAACGACCAGTACCTCGACGCGGCGAACCCCTCCAAGGGCGTCGTGATCCAGGACCTCTCCGACTACCCGGCGACGGGTGCGGTGCGCGTCCTCTGA
- a CDS encoding PASTA domain-containing protein, with protein MRITPKSFEVRVPRFVGLMSVDARETAEADGVTLVSPDRPDFPLTVVDYVVRQYPPPGVKVPRGAAVTVWFESGDDGGGVREPRRGGPPPGLRRALDEPGDPFAVVR; from the coding sequence GTGCGTATAACACCCAAGTCATTCGAAGTGCGTGTGCCACGGTTCGTCGGCCTGATGTCCGTGGACGCGCGCGAGACGGCCGAGGCGGACGGGGTCACCCTCGTCTCGCCCGACCGGCCCGACTTCCCGCTCACCGTCGTGGACTACGTCGTACGCCAGTACCCGCCGCCGGGCGTGAAGGTGCCGCGCGGGGCCGCCGTCACCGTGTGGTTCGAGTCGGGGGACGACGGCGGGGGTGTGCGGGAGCCCCGGCGCGGGGGCCCTCCGCCCGGATTGCGGAGGGCGCTGGACGAGCCGGGGGATCCGTTCGCGGTGGTTCGGTAG
- a CDS encoding NuoB/complex I 20 kDa subunit family protein: MGLEEKLPSGFLLTTVEQAAGWVRKASVFPATFGLACCAIEMMTTGAGRYDLARFGMEVFRGSPRQADLMIVAGRVSQKMAPVLRQVYDQMPNPKWVISMGVCASSGGMFNNYAIVQGVDHIVPVDIYLPGCPPRPEMLMDAILKLHQKIQTSKLGVNAEEAAREAEEAALKALPLIEMKGLLR; encoded by the coding sequence ATGGGACTCGAAGAAAAACTGCCGAGCGGTTTCCTGCTGACCACCGTCGAGCAGGCCGCGGGCTGGGTACGCAAGGCATCCGTCTTCCCCGCCACCTTCGGCCTCGCCTGTTGTGCCATCGAGATGATGACCACGGGCGCGGGGCGCTACGACCTGGCGCGCTTCGGTATGGAGGTGTTCCGGGGCTCGCCGCGTCAGGCGGACCTGATGATCGTCGCCGGCCGGGTCAGCCAGAAGATGGCGCCGGTGCTGCGGCAGGTCTACGACCAGATGCCGAATCCCAAGTGGGTGATCTCCATGGGGGTGTGCGCGTCGTCCGGCGGCATGTTCAACAACTACGCGATCGTCCAGGGCGTCGACCACATCGTCCCCGTCGACATCTATCTCCCGGGCTGCCCGCCACGGCCCGAGATGCTGATGGACGCGATCCTCAAGCTCCACCAGAAGATCCAGACGTCCAAGCTCGGCGTGAACGCCGAGGAGGCGGCCCGCGAGGCGGAGGAAGCGGCGCTCAAGGCGCTCCCCCTCATCGAGATGAAGGGGCTGCTGCGATGA
- a CDS encoding NADH-quinone oxidoreductase subunit C: MSDANGKNASGDPGGSNGVNPEKDLAASNLPGQRGDGGEEIRVQRGMFGANNGGDTSGYGGLVRSIRLPGAANRPYGGWFDEVADELEGALEEQGLVPENVIDKTVVDRDEITFHIEREYLPRVARTLRDDPALRFELCTGVSGVHYPGDKGRELHAVYHLRSITHNRLIRLEVSAPDADPHIPSLVPVYPTNDWHERETYDFFGIVFDGHPALTRIMMPDDWQGFPQRKDYPLGGIPVEYKGAQIPAPDQRRSYS; the protein is encoded by the coding sequence ATGAGCGACGCGAACGGCAAGAACGCCTCCGGCGACCCGGGCGGCTCGAACGGGGTGAACCCCGAGAAGGACCTCGCCGCCTCCAACCTCCCCGGCCAGCGCGGCGACGGCGGTGAGGAGATCCGTGTCCAGCGCGGCATGTTCGGCGCGAACAACGGCGGCGACACCTCCGGCTACGGCGGCCTGGTCCGCTCCATCCGCCTCCCCGGTGCGGCGAACCGCCCCTACGGCGGCTGGTTCGACGAGGTCGCCGACGAACTGGAGGGCGCCCTGGAGGAACAGGGCCTCGTCCCCGAGAACGTGATCGACAAGACGGTCGTCGACCGCGACGAGATCACCTTCCATATCGAGCGCGAGTATCTGCCGCGCGTCGCCCGGACCCTCCGCGACGACCCGGCCCTCCGCTTCGAACTGTGCACCGGCGTCTCCGGCGTCCACTACCCCGGCGACAAGGGCCGCGAGCTGCACGCCGTCTACCACCTGCGCTCGATCACCCACAACCGGCTGATCCGCCTGGAGGTCTCCGCCCCCGACGCCGACCCGCACATCCCGTCGCTCGTCCCGGTCTACCCGACCAACGACTGGCACGAGCGCGAGACGTACGACTTCTTCGGCATCGTCTTCGACGGCCACCCCGCGCTGACGCGGATCATGATGCCGGACGACTGGCAGGGCTTCCCGCAGCGCAAGGACTACCCCCTCGGCGGCATCCCCGTCGAGTACAAGGGCGCCCAGATCCCGGCTCCGGACCAGCGGAGGTCGTACTCATGA
- a CDS encoding GNAT family N-acetyltransferase: protein MNRALPDVRLRVPTDEDAFAWHRIFDDPDVMEFHGGRPAELSVYEELTARQRRHDAEHGFCLWTILDEEGRAIGFTGAQPWPREWGPTGEIEIGWRLSRDHWGKGYVTAAAAQTLERVREAGVGSVVAMVNARNERSIAVTRRLGMELAETYTTPVTQQLGHCYRLTL, encoded by the coding sequence GTGAACAGAGCTCTGCCCGACGTACGGCTGCGCGTCCCCACCGACGAGGACGCCTTCGCCTGGCACCGGATCTTCGACGATCCCGACGTCATGGAGTTCCACGGCGGCCGGCCCGCCGAGCTGTCCGTCTACGAGGAGCTCACCGCGCGCCAGCGCCGCCACGACGCCGAGCACGGGTTCTGCCTGTGGACGATCCTCGACGAGGAGGGCCGGGCCATCGGATTCACCGGCGCGCAGCCGTGGCCCCGGGAGTGGGGTCCGACGGGCGAGATCGAGATCGGCTGGCGGCTCAGCCGCGACCACTGGGGCAAGGGATACGTGACCGCCGCCGCGGCGCAGACCCTGGAGCGGGTGCGGGAGGCCGGCGTCGGCAGCGTCGTCGCGATGGTCAACGCCCGCAACGAGCGGTCCATCGCCGTGACACGACGGCTGGGCATGGAACTGGCGGAGACGTACACGACACCCGTCACACAACAGCTCGGGCACTGCTACCGCCTGACCCTGTGA
- a CDS encoding polysaccharide deacetylase family protein, giving the protein MLTVLKEYDVPATYFVAGSMASRYPAIVEDMVEDGHETGIHTFTHVDLSYQSDARITREMPQTQLALAGAAGITTTLFRAPYSSETDAMTTTAGPSTRSSARRATPAASSRHRQRRLEAARRQEDHQVGHSGGRQGRLGPHARRGRRPLPDRQGPRYVHREDEGQGPHLHHRQRRPAAGRRRGERFGGRFGRRSAGGCPRRRPRDRGAGRDTGCGTGRGRRRRRAGHPGHLGRPGRPSHRHRGHPLRGQGTMQALWKHRESLTDSGPSGRFGRVGMPLVVIFQIITPVFAPLIDVFTVYAMIFVDFQASLLAWLAVLGVQLVCVAYALKLDKEKYRYLLMLPLQQLAYRQMMYLVLIHSCITALTGGRLRWQKLKRTGEVGTPAGAS; this is encoded by the coding sequence ATCCTCACGGTCCTCAAGGAGTACGACGTCCCCGCGACCTACTTCGTGGCCGGCTCGATGGCGTCGCGCTACCCGGCCATCGTCGAGGACATGGTCGAGGACGGGCACGAGACCGGCATCCACACCTTCACCCACGTCGACCTGTCGTACCAGAGCGACGCCCGGATCACCCGGGAGATGCCCCAGACACAGCTCGCCCTCGCGGGCGCCGCCGGCATCACCACCACGCTCTTCCGCGCCCCGTACTCCTCCGAGACGGACGCCATGACAACTACAGCTGGCCCGTCTACAAGAAGCTCGGCGAGGAGGGCTACACCAGCCGCTTCCAGTCGACACCGACAGCGACGACTGGAAGCGGCCCGGCGTCAAGAAGATCATCAAGTGGGCCACTCCGGAGGACGGCAGGGGCGCCTCGGTCCTCATGCACGACGCGGGCGGCGACCGCTCCCGGACCGTCAAGGCCCTCGGTACGTACATCGAGAAGATGAAGGCCAAGGGCCACACCTTCACCACCGTCAGCGGCGCCCTGCAGCAGGACGACGACGCGGCGAACGGTTCGGCGGACGGTTCGGCCGCCGGTCAGCGGGCGGGTGCCCCCGGCGGCGCCCACGGGACCGAGGCGCGGGGCGGGACACAGGGTGCGGCACAGGGCGGGGCCGCCGCCGCCGACGGGCAGGGCACCCCGGGCACCTCGGACGCCCAGGCCGCCCATCGCACCGCCACCGGGGCCACCCTCTACGAGGGCAGGGCACGATGCAGGCCCTCTGGAAGCACCGCGAGTCCCTGACGGACAGCGGCCCGTCCGGTCGCTTCGGCCGTGTCGGCATGCCGCTGGTCGTGATCTTCCAGATCATCACCCCGGTCTTCGCCCCGCTGATCGACGTCTTCACCGTCTACGCGATGATCTTCGTCGACTTCCAGGCGTCCCTGCTGGCCTGGCTGGCGGTCCTCGGCGTCCAACTCGTCTGCGTGGCCTACGCCTTGAAGCTGGACAAGGAGAAGTACCGCTATCTGCTGATGCTGCCCCTCCAGCAACTCGCCTACCGCCAGATGATGTACCTCGTCCTCATCCACTCCTGCATCACCGCCCTCACAGGAGGCCGCCTGCGCTGGCAGAAACTGAAGCGCACGGGCGAGGTCGGCACCCCGGCGGGGGCGAGCTGA
- a CDS encoding geranylgeranyl reductase family protein has protein sequence MTEPQPLTEHTADVIVVGAGPAGSTTAYYLAKAGLDVLLLEKTSFPREKVCGDGLTPRATKQLVSMGIDISEEAGWLRNKGLRIIGGGVRLQLDWPDLAAYPNYGLVRKRDDFDEQLARQAQKAGARLYERCNVGAPIIDDRTGRITGVHAKLGDEKREVTFHAPLVVAADGNSTRLSLAMGLHRREDRPMGVAVRTYFTSPRHDDDYLESWLELWDKRGPGEDRLLPGYGWIFGMGDGTSNVGLGVLNTTAAFKELDWRDVLKAWCASMPEEWGYTPENMTGPIRGAALPMAFNRQPHYTKGLLLVGDAGGMVNPFNGEGIAYAMESGQIAADVIVQAHARATPGQRELALQRYPQVLKDTFGGYYTMGRAFVKLIGNPKIMKLATQRGLTHPMLMKFTLKMLANLTDPTGGDAMDRIINGLSKVAPKA, from the coding sequence GTGACCGAGCCCCAGCCCCTTACCGAACACACCGCCGATGTGATCGTCGTCGGGGCCGGGCCAGCCGGTTCCACCACCGCGTACTACCTGGCCAAGGCCGGACTGGACGTGCTGCTCCTGGAGAAGACCAGCTTCCCGAGGGAGAAGGTCTGCGGCGACGGCCTCACGCCCCGCGCCACCAAACAGCTGGTGTCGATGGGCATCGACATCTCCGAGGAGGCCGGCTGGCTCCGCAACAAGGGGCTCCGGATCATCGGCGGCGGCGTCCGCCTCCAGCTCGACTGGCCGGATCTCGCCGCCTACCCGAACTACGGACTCGTCCGCAAGCGCGACGACTTCGACGAGCAGCTCGCCCGCCAGGCCCAGAAGGCGGGCGCCCGGCTGTACGAGCGCTGCAACGTGGGCGCGCCGATCATCGACGACCGCACCGGCCGGATCACCGGTGTGCACGCCAAGCTCGGCGACGAGAAGCGGGAAGTCACCTTCCACGCCCCGCTGGTGGTGGCGGCCGACGGCAACTCCACCCGGCTCTCCCTCGCGATGGGCCTGCACCGCCGCGAGGACCGTCCGATGGGCGTCGCCGTCCGTACGTACTTCACCTCCCCGCGCCACGACGACGACTACCTGGAGTCCTGGCTGGAACTGTGGGACAAGCGCGGCCCCGGCGAGGACCGGCTGCTCCCCGGCTACGGCTGGATCTTCGGCATGGGCGACGGCACGTCCAACGTCGGTCTGGGCGTCCTCAACACCACCGCCGCGTTCAAGGAGCTGGACTGGCGCGACGTCCTGAAGGCCTGGTGCGCGTCCATGCCGGAGGAGTGGGGCTACACCCCCGAGAACATGACGGGCCCCATCCGCGGCGCCGCCCTCCCGATGGCGTTCAACCGCCAACCCCACTACACCAAGGGCCTGCTGCTGGTCGGCGACGCCGGCGGGATGGTGAACCCGTTCAACGGTGAGGGCATCGCCTACGCCATGGAGTCCGGGCAGATCGCGGCCGACGTCATCGTCCAGGCCCACGCCCGCGCCACCCCCGGACAGCGCGAACTCGCCCTGCAGCGCTACCCGCAGGTCCTCAAGGACACCTTCGGCGGCTATTACACGATGGGCCGCGCGTTCGTGAAGCTCATCGGCAACCCGAAGATCATGAAGCTCGCCACGCAGCGGGGCCTGACCCACCCGATGCTGATGAAGTTCACGCTGAAGATGCTGGCCAACCTCACCGACCCGACCGGCGGCGACGCGATGGACCGCATCATCAACGGCCTGAGCAAGGTGGCCCCGAAGGCGTGA
- a CDS encoding demethylmenaquinone methyltransferase, translating to MTRASLDKQPHEVASMFDRVAKRYDLTNDVLSLGQDRRWRKDVAKAVDARPAQKILDLAAGTGTSSLPFARTGAYVVPCDFSLGMLRVGKERHSWLPFTAGDATKLPFKDDTFDAVTISFGLRNVQDTDTALRELYRVTKPGGRVVICEFSHPTWTPFRTVYTEYLMRALPPVARAVSSNPDAYVYLAESIRAWPDQAGLAERLRKAGWDKVAWRNLSGGIAALHRGFKAHS from the coding sequence GTGACCCGCGCATCCCTGGACAAGCAGCCGCACGAAGTCGCCTCGATGTTCGACCGAGTGGCGAAACGGTACGACCTGACCAACGACGTGCTGTCCCTCGGACAGGACCGCCGCTGGCGCAAGGACGTCGCGAAGGCGGTGGACGCCCGGCCCGCGCAGAAGATCCTGGACCTCGCGGCCGGTACGGGCACCTCCTCGCTGCCCTTCGCGCGGACCGGCGCGTACGTCGTCCCCTGCGACTTCTCCCTCGGCATGCTCCGGGTCGGCAAGGAACGCCACTCCTGGCTGCCGTTCACCGCCGGCGACGCCACGAAGCTGCCGTTCAAGGACGACACCTTCGACGCGGTGACCATCTCCTTCGGCCTGCGGAACGTGCAGGACACCGACACCGCGCTGCGGGAGCTGTACCGGGTGACCAAGCCCGGTGGGCGCGTCGTGATCTGCGAGTTCTCGCACCCGACGTGGACGCCGTTCCGGACCGTCTACACCGAGTACCTGATGCGCGCGCTGCCGCCGGTCGCCCGCGCGGTGTCGTCCAACCCGGACGCGTACGTCTATCTCGCCGAGTCCATCCGCGCCTGGCCCGACCAGGCCGGCCTCGCCGAGCGCCTGCGGAAGGCTGGCTGGGACAAGGTCGCCTGGCGGAACCTCTCGGGCGGGATCGCCGCGCTCCACCGGGGGTTCAAGGCCCACTCGTAG
- a CDS encoding zinc ribbon domain-containing protein: protein MTAYCPHCGTPGPDEARFCMKCGRERPPVPPTAPPAPPAPPSASPPAIPTPVPPAPPGAPPLGPPPPPPEYAPLPARPSPVGAFLGRAFRGDWGGSALAALWPVGLLLVAALALAVPSYGQGTQDEEDFVGFADRLGLALAGLLQGLGGGFTASESGGGDYTGDFQSAEGAVTLTLVPLAVTLLFIGALCIGVRQLRTRLVTRGAYGGGAYGGAYGGAYGGAYGGGAYAGAGRPGAGPVGSRTAGLEAAVRVTLLVTAAVLLLGLFAQPEIAFVEVSTSPWRAALGALLLTAAVSAGLLQRDDLAAWPAARPGPRALFRATGTAVIAMAIVLALCSLVTFVVLAANDEWRSEWEEELNPLLLVLLVLPNLAVNLLGLSWGASVTGEAGRTRYGDDSSFGGGSSDGYGLVESGPYGGYESESFGLSELGDAVNSWAVVGVLALGAVCALILGVLAARRSSGRGEQLLAAGVFFGLFLLLTGVSGFGMEASGSATTDFTSEFSAAGQVDVGLDLPEALLFGLLWILGATFLAPYLVRMTGGRTAVIAPPIPPVPPMPSTPSTPPMSSLPIPAPYEPPLVELGHHQVPPGPPAEPRSRTLLWGLTIAAAFAIGGGGAAAVLLWQK, encoded by the coding sequence ATGACGGCCTACTGCCCGCACTGCGGAACACCGGGACCCGACGAGGCGCGCTTCTGCATGAAGTGCGGACGGGAACGCCCACCGGTCCCACCGACGGCCCCACCGGCCCCACCGGCCCCGCCATCGGCCTCTCCACCGGCCATCCCAACGCCGGTTCCACCGGCCCCACCGGGCGCGCCGCCCCTCGGCCCGCCGCCGCCCCCTCCCGAGTACGCGCCCCTCCCCGCCCGGCCCTCACCCGTCGGCGCCTTCCTCGGCCGGGCCTTCCGGGGCGACTGGGGCGGTTCCGCCCTGGCCGCGCTCTGGCCGGTCGGGCTGCTCCTCGTCGCCGCCCTCGCCCTGGCCGTCCCTTCGTACGGCCAGGGCACCCAGGACGAGGAGGACTTCGTGGGCTTCGCCGACCGGCTGGGCCTCGCCCTCGCCGGTCTCCTCCAGGGTCTCGGCGGCGGCTTCACGGCCTCCGAGTCCGGCGGCGGCGACTACACGGGCGACTTCCAGTCCGCCGAGGGCGCCGTCACCCTGACCCTGGTCCCGCTCGCGGTGACGCTGCTGTTCATCGGGGCGCTCTGCATCGGCGTACGACAGCTCCGTACGCGCCTGGTGACACGCGGGGCGTACGGCGGTGGGGCGTACGGCGGGGCGTACGGCGGGGCGTATGGCGGGGCGTATGGCGGTGGGGCGTACGCCGGTGCCGGTCGGCCGGGCGCGGGGCCCGTCGGCAGCCGTACCGCCGGGCTCGAAGCGGCCGTGCGGGTCACGCTGCTGGTGACGGCGGCCGTACTGCTGCTCGGGCTGTTCGCCCAGCCCGAGATCGCGTTCGTCGAGGTCTCGACGTCCCCTTGGCGCGCCGCACTGGGCGCCCTGCTGCTCACCGCCGCCGTCTCGGCCGGGCTGCTGCAACGCGACGACCTGGCCGCCTGGCCGGCCGCCCGCCCCGGCCCCCGGGCCCTGTTCCGGGCGACCGGGACGGCCGTGATCGCCATGGCGATCGTCCTCGCCCTCTGCTCGCTCGTCACCTTCGTCGTACTCGCGGCGAACGACGAATGGCGGTCCGAATGGGAGGAGGAACTCAACCCGCTCCTCCTGGTCCTGCTCGTCCTGCCCAACCTCGCCGTCAACCTCCTCGGCCTCTCCTGGGGCGCGTCCGTCACGGGTGAGGCGGGCCGCACCCGGTACGGCGACGACTCGTCGTTCGGCGGCGGCTCGTCCGACGGCTACGGGCTCGTCGAGTCCGGCCCGTACGGCGGCTACGAGAGCGAGTCGTTCGGGCTCTCCGAGCTGGGCGACGCCGTCAACTCCTGGGCGGTCGTGGGCGTGCTGGCACTCGGCGCGGTCTGCGCCCTGATCCTCGGCGTCCTCGCGGCCCGCCGCTCCTCGGGCCGCGGCGAGCAACTCCTCGCCGCAGGTGTCTTCTTCGGCCTCTTCCTCCTCCTCACCGGCGTCAGCGGCTTCGGCATGGAGGCCTCCGGATCCGCCACGACCGACTTCACCAGCGAGTTCTCGGCCGCGGGCCAGGTGGACGTCGGCCTCGACCTCCCCGAGGCGCTCCTCTTCGGCCTCCTCTGGATCCTCGGCGCCACCTTCCTCGCGCCCTATCTGGTCCGGATGACCGGAGGGCGTACGGCGGTGATCGCCCCGCCGATCCCACCGGTCCCACCGATGCCGTCGACCCCGTCGACCCCGCCTATGTCATCGCTCCCGATCCCGGCGCCGTACGAGCCTCCGCTCGTCGAGCTGGGCCACCACCAGGTGCCGCCCGGCCCGCCCGCCGAGCCCCGCAGCCGCACGCTCCTCTGGGGCCTCACCATCGCGGCGGCCTTCGCGATCGGCGGGGGAGGGGCGGCAGCGGTCCTGCTCTGGCAGAAGTAG
- a CDS encoding NADH-quinone oxidoreductase subunit A: MNAYAPILVLGALGAGFAIFSVVMATLIGPKRYNRAKLEAYECGIEPTPTPAGGGRFPIKYYLTAMLFIVFDIEIVFLYPWAVTFDALGVFGLVEMLLFVLTVFVAYAYVWRRGGLEWD, from the coding sequence GTGAACGCTTATGCGCCCATCCTCGTACTGGGAGCCCTCGGGGCAGGCTTTGCGATCTTCTCCGTGGTCATGGCCACGCTGATCGGCCCGAAGCGCTACAACCGGGCGAAGCTAGAGGCCTACGAGTGCGGGATCGAGCCCACCCCCACGCCGGCCGGCGGCGGGCGTTTCCCCATCAAGTACTACCTGACGGCGATGCTCTTCATCGTCTTCGACATCGAGATCGTCTTCCTCTACCCCTGGGCCGTCACCTTCGACGCCCTGGGTGTTTTCGGGCTCGTGGAGATGCTGCTCTTCGTGCTCACCGTCTTCGTCGCCTACGCGTACGTCTGGCGTCGCGGCGGCCTGGAATGGGACTGA
- the nuoE gene encoding NADH-quinone oxidoreductase subunit NuoE, protein MTTTPEGVSLGMPQLPAPDYPDDVRARLERDAADVIARYPDPRSALLPLLHLMQSEEGHVTRTGMRFCAEVLGLTTAEVTAVATFYSMYRRKPSGDYQVGVCTNTLCAVMGGDAIFEALQDHLGVGNGETTGDGKVTLEHIECNAACDFAPVVMVNWEFFDNQTVDSAKRLVDDLRAGAEVEPTRGAPLCTFKDTARILAGFPDERPGAVEASGGAGPASLVGLRLARGETGPARVVHPRDGGPHDEPQDAAPQDGAPRAEEGE, encoded by the coding sequence GTGACCACCACCCCCGAGGGCGTCAGCCTGGGCATGCCCCAACTGCCCGCGCCCGACTACCCGGACGACGTTCGAGCCCGGCTGGAGCGGGACGCGGCCGACGTCATCGCCCGCTACCCGGACCCCCGGTCCGCCCTGCTGCCGTTGCTGCATCTCATGCAGTCGGAGGAGGGCCATGTCACCCGCACCGGTATGCGGTTCTGCGCCGAGGTGCTCGGCCTGACCACGGCCGAGGTCACCGCGGTCGCCACCTTCTACTCCATGTACCGCCGCAAGCCGTCCGGCGACTACCAGGTGGGCGTCTGCACCAACACCCTGTGCGCGGTGATGGGCGGCGACGCGATCTTCGAGGCGCTGCAGGACCACCTCGGTGTCGGCAACGGCGAGACCACCGGCGACGGCAAGGTCACCCTGGAGCACATCGAGTGCAACGCGGCCTGCGACTTCGCGCCTGTCGTGATGGTCAACTGGGAGTTCTTCGACAACCAGACCGTCGACAGCGCCAAGCGGCTCGTCGACGACCTGCGCGCGGGGGCCGAGGTCGAGCCCACGCGCGGGGCACCGCTGTGCACCTTCAAGGACACCGCGCGGATCCTCGCCGGCTTCCCCGACGAGCGGCCAGGGGCCGTCGAGGCGAGCGGCGGTGCGGGACCCGCGTCGCTGGTCGGTCTCCGCCTGGCCAGAGGAGAGACCGGACCCGCGCGCGTGGTCCATCCGCGGGACGGCGGCCCGCACGACGAGCCGCAGGACGCAGCGCCCCAGGACGGGGCCCCGCGTGCCGAGGAGGGGGAGTGA